From a region of the Syngnathoides biaculeatus isolate LvHL_M chromosome 2, ASM1980259v1, whole genome shotgun sequence genome:
- the acvr1ba gene encoding activin A receptor type 1Ba: MAVKYTGRALLALLGLLAVGDALRCNCTTCEKTGYECETDGACMASTFTIQGKEQHMRICINSDDLVPPGQPFYCLSAEGLLNTHCCYVDYCNSIDLKVPVPTKEDLSGSGGSWGPVELVAVIAGPVFLLCVLLMVGVFLFQYHQRAYSHRQRLEVEDPSCDHLYLAKDKTLQDLIYDMSTSGSGSGLPLFVQRTVARTIVLQEIIGKGRFGEVWRGKWRGGDVAVKIFSSREERSWFREAEIYQTIMLRHENILGFIAADNKDNGTWTQLWLVSDYHEHGSLFDYLNRYSVTIEGMIKLALSAASGLAHLHMEILGTQGKPGIAHRDLKSKNILVKKNGMCAIADLGLAVRHESITDTIDIAPNQRVGTKRYMAPEVLDETINMKHFDSFKCADIYALGLVYWEIARRCNAGGIHEEYQLPYFDVVPSDPSIEDMRKVVCDQKLRPNVPNWWQSYESLRVMGKIMRECWYANGAARLTALRIKKTLSQLSVEEDIKM; this comes from the exons cTCTTCGTTGTAACTGCACAACATGCGAGAAGACGGGCTATGAGTGCGAGACGGATGGCGCCTGCATGGCTTCCACGTTCACCATCCAGGGAAAGGAGCAACACATGCGCATCTGCATCAACAGTGACGACCTGGTTCCACCCGGGCAACCCTTCTACTGTCTGAGCGCTGAGGGTCTACTCAACACTCATTGCTGCTATGTAGACTACTGCAACAGTATTGACCTGAAAGTCCCTG TCCCCACGAAGGAGGACCTCTCGGGCTCGGGCGGCTCCTGGGGCCCTGTGGAGCTGGTGGCTGTCATCGCTGGGCCCGTCTTTTTGCTCTGTGTGCTGCTCATGGTGGGCGTTTTCCTGTTCCAGTATCATCAGAGGGCTTACAGTCACAGGCAGAGGCTGGAGGTAGAAGACCCATCCTGTGACCATCTTTACTTGGCCAAGGACAAGACCTTGCAGGACCTCATCTACGACATGTCTACCTCCGGATCAGGCTCTG GCCTGCCCCTGTTTGTGCAGCGGACCGTGGCCAGGACCATAGTTCTGCAGGAAATCATAGGAAAGGGCCGCTTCGGGGAGGTGTGGCGCGGCAAGTGGCGCGGGGGGGACGTGGCAGTGAAGATCTTCTCATCCAGGGAGGAGCGCTCCTGGTTTAGGGAAGCCGAGATCTACCAGACAATCATGCTGCGCCATGAAAACATCCTGGGTTTCATCGCCGCGGACAATAAGG ACAATGGCACATGGACTCAGCTGTGGCTGGTGTCAGACTATCACGAGCACGGGTCCCTTTTCGACTACCTGAACCGCTACTCGGTCACCATAGAGGGCATGATCAAGCTGGCGCTGTCGGCTGCCAGCGGTCTGGCTCATCTGCACATGGAGATCCTGGGCACTCAGG GCAAGCCCGGCATCGCGCACCGTGACCTCAAGTCCAAGAACATCCTGGTGAAGAAAAATGGCATGTGCGCCATCGCCGACCTCGGCCTGGCCGTCCGCCACGAATCCATCACGGATACCATTGATATTGCTCCGAACCAGCGTGTGGGGACAAAAAG GTACATGGCTCCAGAAGTGTTGGACGAAACCATCAACATGAAGCACTTTGACTCGTTCAAGTGCGCCGACATCTACGCTCTGGGTCTGGTCTACTGGGAGATCGCACGGCGCTGCAACGCGGGAG GCATCCACGAGGAGTACCAGCTGCCCTACTTTGACGTGGTGCCCTCGGATCCCTCCATCGAGGACATGAGGAAGGTGGTGTGTGACCAGAAGCTGCGGCCTAATGTGCCCAACTGGTGGCAGAGCTACGAG TCGCTGCGCGTGATGGGCAAGATCATGCGGGAGTGCTGGTACGCCAACGGCGCTGCCCGGCTGACGGCGCTGCGCATCAAGAAGACTCTGTCGCAGCTCAGCGTGGAGGAGGACATCAAGATGTGA